Proteins co-encoded in one Actinomadura luteofluorescens genomic window:
- a CDS encoding NUDIX hydrolase — MNAAPNKKRCDGHSVAVIIVDPRLGILIGNISDGRGASGVGGHVKDDFKSYVEAAHGEVREETGLTVTSLTPLFDDEVWRDNPCKRGDGPYGMGHFWQVYVAEAEGCLNPDKGSFSKMRWVSRADLQKLVGRTLLRVRGELTDEEWVSEPGITFSWVRWLAEADLITVTEPELREIEEFMLTDETNRP; from the coding sequence ATGAACGCTGCCCCGAATAAGAAGAGGTGCGACGGTCATTCCGTCGCTGTCATCATCGTCGATCCCCGGTTGGGCATCCTGATCGGCAACATCTCCGACGGCCGCGGTGCGTCCGGTGTGGGCGGGCACGTCAAGGACGACTTCAAGAGCTACGTCGAAGCGGCTCACGGGGAAGTCCGCGAGGAGACGGGCCTGACGGTCACATCACTGACGCCACTGTTCGACGACGAGGTGTGGCGTGACAACCCCTGCAAGCGAGGAGACGGTCCGTACGGAATGGGCCACTTCTGGCAGGTGTACGTCGCCGAAGCGGAGGGGTGCCTCAACCCCGACAAGGGCTCGTTCAGCAAGATGCGATGGGTCTCCAGGGCCGATCTGCAGAAGCTGGTCGGGCGCACCCTGCTCCGCGTCAGGGGCGAGCTCACCGACGAGGAGTGGGTCAGCGAGCCCGGGATCACGTTCTCCTGGGTCCGGTGGCTCGCCGAGGCCGACCTGATCACGGTGACCGAGCCGGAGCTGCGGGAGATCGAGGAGTTCATGCTCACGGACGAGACCAATCGTCCGTGA
- a CDS encoding MaoC family dehydratase N-terminal domain-containing protein, protein MALNRDFIGRSFPPSEPYEVSRVKIREFADAIGDRNPIYRDREAAKAAGYPDVIAPPTFPIVVSLGNPGLADPDLGLNYAMVVHGEQRFEYTRPLRAGDVITCTSTITEIRSIGNNEKMVVETEIATVEGEPVCKSYNTIVERGA, encoded by the coding sequence ATGGCACTCAACCGTGATTTCATCGGGCGGAGCTTCCCGCCCAGCGAGCCCTACGAGGTCAGCCGGGTGAAGATCCGCGAGTTCGCGGACGCGATCGGTGACCGCAACCCGATCTACCGCGACCGCGAGGCGGCCAAGGCGGCCGGGTACCCCGACGTCATCGCGCCGCCCACCTTCCCGATCGTGGTCTCCCTCGGCAACCCCGGCCTCGCCGACCCCGACCTCGGCCTCAACTACGCGATGGTCGTGCACGGCGAGCAGCGCTTCGAGTACACCCGCCCCCTGCGCGCCGGGGACGTCATCACCTGCACCTCGACGATCACCGAGATCAGGTCGATCGGCAACAACGAGAAGATGGTCGTGGAGACCGAGATCGCGACCGTCGAGGGCGAGCCGGTCTGCAAGTCCTACAACACGATCGTGGAGCGGGGTGCCTGA
- a CDS encoding LOG family protein: protein MTEPICSSGSEERGRALPTSGAAEPALVESSSTLGHRAQAEFAEGFQLLDPVDVPLVAVMGSARTKVGTKEYQRGVEVGAALVAQRFGVMTGGGGGAMAAANEGAHKAGGVSVGLNIKLPFEQRPNRWHRIARLFRYFFVRKVMFVKYSCAFVVLPGGFGSLDELFEMLVLIQTRKVPGRPVVLVGTEFWGGLITWIKETLLAEGMISEEDLDLFHVVDTAEQVAALMPKHAVS from the coding sequence ATGACAGAACCGATTTGCTCCTCCGGTTCGGAGGAGCGCGGCAGGGCCCTGCCCACCTCAGGGGCGGCCGAGCCGGCCTTGGTCGAGTCCAGCTCCACCCTGGGCCACCGTGCGCAGGCCGAGTTCGCCGAGGGCTTCCAGCTCCTCGACCCCGTCGACGTGCCGTTGGTCGCGGTGATGGGAAGCGCTCGGACCAAGGTCGGCACGAAGGAGTACCAGCGCGGCGTCGAGGTCGGCGCGGCGCTGGTCGCGCAGAGGTTCGGCGTGATGACGGGCGGTGGCGGCGGCGCGATGGCCGCCGCCAACGAAGGAGCGCACAAGGCCGGCGGCGTGTCGGTGGGGCTGAACATCAAGCTCCCCTTCGAGCAGCGGCCCAACCGGTGGCACCGCATCGCGCGCCTGTTCCGGTACTTCTTCGTCCGCAAGGTGATGTTCGTGAAGTACTCGTGCGCGTTCGTCGTGCTGCCGGGCGGTTTCGGCAGCCTCGACGAGCTGTTCGAGATGCTGGTCCTCATCCAGACCAGGAAGGTGCCCGGCCGGCCGGTCGTGCTGGTCGGCACGGAGTTCTGGGGAGGCCTCATCACCTGGATCAAGGAGACCCTGCTCGCCGAGGGCATGATCTCCGAGGAGGACCTCGACCTGTTCCACGTCGTCGACACGGCGGAGCAGGTCGCGGCCCTGATGCCCAAGCACGCCGTCTCCTAG
- a CDS encoding MaoC family dehydratase, protein MTAKVNYADVEVGTEIPKQTYAVDRANLVMYAGASGDFNPIHWREGVARAVGLPDVIAHGMYTMAQGGRFVTDWAGDPGAVVDYGVRFSSPVVVPDEGGATLEISGKVEEKLDDNKVVVALTARSNDQKVLTRAKAVVRLA, encoded by the coding sequence ATGACCGCCAAGGTGAACTACGCCGACGTCGAGGTCGGCACCGAGATCCCCAAGCAGACCTACGCCGTCGACCGCGCCAACCTCGTCATGTACGCGGGCGCGTCCGGCGACTTCAACCCGATCCACTGGCGCGAGGGCGTCGCCAGGGCCGTCGGCCTCCCGGACGTGATCGCGCACGGCATGTACACGATGGCGCAGGGCGGCCGGTTCGTCACCGACTGGGCCGGCGACCCGGGCGCCGTCGTGGACTACGGGGTACGGTTCTCCTCTCCGGTCGTGGTCCCGGACGAGGGCGGCGCGACCCTGGAGATCAGCGGCAAGGTGGAGGAGAAGCTCGACGACAACAAGGTCGTCGTGGCGCTCACCGCCAGGTCCAACGACCAGAAGGTCCTCACGCGCGCCAAGGCGGTCGTCAGGCTCGCCTGA
- a CDS encoding adenosine deaminase, translating into MPDPREPVPARGPARPDVALLPKAHLHLHFTGSMRHSTLVELADLHGVHLPDALVEDWPPRLHATDERGWFRFQRLYDIARSVLQTPDDLRRLLRETAEDEAAEGSGWLEIQVDPSGYAARFGGLTPTVELVLDAARDASEATGVGIGVVIAANRTRHPLDAKTLARLAVRYTGRGVVGFGLSNDERRGRAYDFEGAFRIAKRGGLLSDPHGGELLGPASVRECLETLEADRIGHGVRAVEDPRLLERIVDRGVTLEVCPASNVGLGVAATASDVPLRRLFEAGASIALGADDPLLFGSRLARQYELARTAHAFTDAELAELARQSIRASAAPDDVRRRLLAGVDAWLGDGAA; encoded by the coding sequence ATGCCGGACCCCCGGGAGCCCGTGCCCGCGCGCGGTCCCGCCCGCCCGGACGTGGCCCTGCTCCCCAAGGCGCATCTGCACCTTCACTTCACCGGGTCGATGCGGCACTCCACGCTAGTGGAGCTCGCCGACCTGCACGGCGTCCATCTGCCGGACGCCCTCGTCGAGGACTGGCCGCCCCGGCTGCACGCCACCGACGAGCGCGGCTGGTTCCGTTTCCAGCGCCTGTACGACATCGCCCGCTCGGTCCTGCAGACGCCGGACGACCTGCGCCGGCTGCTGCGCGAGACCGCCGAGGACGAGGCCGCGGAGGGATCGGGCTGGCTGGAGATCCAGGTCGATCCGAGCGGGTACGCGGCGCGCTTCGGCGGGCTGACCCCGACCGTGGAGCTGGTGCTGGACGCCGCGCGCGACGCGTCGGAGGCGACCGGCGTCGGGATCGGCGTGGTGATCGCGGCGAACCGGACCCGGCACCCCCTGGACGCCAAGACCCTCGCCCGCCTCGCCGTGCGCTACACCGGCAGGGGCGTCGTCGGGTTCGGCCTGTCCAACGACGAGCGGCGGGGCCGCGCCTACGACTTCGAGGGCGCGTTCCGGATCGCCAAACGCGGCGGCCTGCTGTCGGACCCGCACGGCGGCGAGCTGCTCGGCCCGGCGAGCGTCCGCGAGTGCCTGGAGACGCTGGAGGCCGACCGGATCGGGCACGGAGTCCGCGCCGTGGAGGATCCGCGGCTCCTGGAGCGCATCGTGGACCGCGGGGTCACGCTGGAGGTCTGCCCGGCGTCGAACGTGGGTCTCGGCGTGGCGGCGACGGCGTCGGACGTCCCGCTGCGGCGGCTGTTCGAGGCGGGCGCGTCGATCGCGCTCGGCGCCGACGACCCGCTGCTGTTCGGCTCGCGTCTGGCGCGCCAGTACGAGCTGGCCCGCACCGCCCACGCGTTCACCGACGCCGAGCTGGCGGAGCTGGCCCGGCAGTCGATCCGGGCCTCGGCGGCGCCGGACGACGTGCGGCGCCGGCTGCTGGCGGGCGTCGACGCCTGGCTCGGCGACGGGGCCGCGTGA
- a CDS encoding SigE family RNA polymerase sigma factor, producing MGRRDDESFVEFVAARGDALLRTAALMCGARQDAEDILQTALEKAYRHWGRLEAGSDPEPYVRRILVNLVISRSRRWKVLREIQMARLPETQTDSPNHSVELRGTLMEELRKLGPRQRAVLVLRFWEDLSEAETAQALGCSVGTVKSQASRGLARLRERLGKNLAPLGR from the coding sequence GTGGGGCGTCGAGACGACGAGTCGTTCGTGGAGTTCGTGGCGGCACGCGGCGATGCCCTGCTGCGCACCGCGGCACTGATGTGCGGGGCCCGGCAGGACGCCGAGGACATCCTGCAGACCGCGCTCGAGAAGGCCTACCGCCACTGGGGCCGGCTGGAGGCGGGCAGCGATCCCGAACCCTACGTCCGCCGGATCCTGGTCAACCTGGTGATCAGCCGGTCCCGGCGGTGGAAGGTGCTCCGGGAGATCCAGATGGCGAGGCTCCCGGAGACGCAGACCGACTCGCCGAACCATTCCGTCGAACTGAGGGGGACCCTCATGGAGGAGTTGCGCAAGCTCGGCCCGCGGCAGCGCGCCGTGCTGGTCCTGCGCTTCTGGGAGGACCTTTCGGAGGCGGAGACCGCCCAGGCTCTCGGCTGTTCGGTCGGAACGGTGAAGAGCCAGGCGTCCCGGGGGCTGGCCAGGCTCCGGGAACGCCTCGGCAAGAACCTGGCTCCACTGGGGAGATGA
- a CDS encoding TMEM165/GDT1 family protein, translating into MTAFLISLAVIFVAELGDKSQLMAMTFATRFRALPVLIGITAATAIVHLASVALGAALGAALPTGPISIIAGVAFLGFALWTLRGDKLDDDERDKARRATGSAILAVGGAFFLAELGDKTMLATVTLAADHGGLAGLTGVWLGSTVGMVAADALAIVVGQMLGRRLPERVIKYGAAAGFAVFGVLLLIEGITA; encoded by the coding sequence GTGACCGCCTTCCTCATCAGCCTGGCTGTGATCTTCGTGGCCGAGCTGGGCGACAAGAGCCAGCTCATGGCCATGACGTTCGCCACCCGCTTCCGGGCGCTTCCGGTGCTGATCGGCATCACGGCCGCGACCGCGATCGTCCACCTGGCCAGCGTCGCCCTCGGCGCGGCCCTCGGGGCCGCGCTCCCCACCGGCCCGATCTCGATCATCGCCGGCGTCGCGTTCCTCGGCTTCGCGCTGTGGACGCTGCGCGGCGACAAGCTGGACGACGACGAGCGGGACAAGGCGCGGCGCGCCACCGGATCGGCGATCCTCGCCGTCGGCGGGGCGTTCTTCCTCGCCGAGCTGGGCGACAAGACGATGCTCGCCACCGTCACCCTCGCCGCCGACCACGGCGGCCTCGCCGGGCTGACCGGCGTGTGGCTCGGCTCGACGGTCGGGATGGTCGCCGCCGACGCGCTCGCCATCGTCGTCGGCCAGATGCTCGGCCGCCGGCTGCCCGAGCGGGTCATCAAGTACGGCGCCGCCGCCGGGTTCGCCGTCTTCGGCGTGCTGCTGCTGATCGAGGGCATCACCGCGTGA
- a CDS encoding UDP-N-acetylmuramate dehydrogenase has product MAVFAEDVNLAGYTTLRLGGPARRFVEATTETELVAAVRKADDEGEPVLVLGGGSNLVVSDDGFPGTVVHIGTRGTERVAAEGGRVRLRVQAGEDWDPFVARCVADGLAGVECLSGIPGRVGATPIQNVGAYGQDVSETIVEVRAYDREARACVTLDRDACRFTYRHSAFKGNDRYVVLDVTYALYEAEESQPIAYAELARRLGVQPGDRVTLKEARDAVLELRRGKGMVLDAADPDTRSAGSFFTNPILDPEQLAELERRVAERLGPDATFPRYPDAGGRMKTSAAWLIDRAGFAKGHARGPARISTKHTLALTNPGGASTADLLALAREVRGGVKDAFGVELVNEPVMVGVTL; this is encoded by the coding sequence GTGGCGGTGTTCGCCGAGGACGTGAACCTGGCCGGTTACACCACGCTGCGGCTGGGCGGCCCCGCGCGGCGCTTCGTCGAGGCGACGACGGAGACGGAGCTGGTCGCCGCCGTCCGCAAGGCCGACGACGAGGGCGAACCGGTCCTGGTACTCGGGGGCGGCAGCAACCTCGTGGTGTCCGACGACGGGTTCCCCGGGACCGTCGTGCACATCGGGACGCGCGGCACCGAACGCGTCGCCGCCGAGGGCGGCAGGGTGCGCCTGCGCGTCCAGGCGGGGGAGGACTGGGACCCGTTCGTCGCCCGCTGCGTCGCCGACGGCCTCGCCGGCGTCGAGTGCCTGTCCGGCATCCCCGGCCGCGTCGGCGCCACGCCGATCCAGAACGTCGGCGCCTACGGGCAGGACGTCAGCGAGACGATCGTGGAGGTCCGCGCCTACGACCGGGAGGCCCGCGCCTGCGTCACCCTCGACCGCGACGCCTGCCGGTTCACCTACCGGCACAGCGCCTTCAAGGGCAACGACCGGTACGTCGTCCTCGACGTGACGTACGCCTTGTACGAGGCGGAGGAGTCGCAGCCCATCGCCTACGCCGAGCTCGCGCGGAGGCTGGGCGTCCAGCCGGGGGACCGGGTCACGCTGAAGGAGGCCCGCGACGCCGTCCTCGAACTGCGGCGGGGCAAGGGCATGGTCCTGGACGCGGCCGACCCCGACACCCGCAGCGCCGGATCCTTCTTCACCAACCCCATCCTCGACCCAGAGCAGCTCGCCGAGCTCGAACGCCGCGTCGCCGAACGCCTCGGCCCGGACGCGACGTTCCCCCGCTACCCGGACGCAGGCGGCCGGATGAAGACGTCCGCCGCCTGGCTCATCGACCGCGCCGGGTTCGCCAAGGGGCACGCGCGCGGACCGGCCCGCATCTCCACCAAGCACACCCTCGCGCTCACCAACCCGGGCGGCGCCAGCACCGCCGACCTGCTCGCGCTGGCCCGCGAGGTCCGCGGCGGCGTCAAGGACGCGTTCGGCGTCGAGCTGGTCAACGAGCCCGTCATGGTCGGTGTGACCCTCTGA
- a CDS encoding GntR family transcriptional regulator, with protein MALPASLPPPRQALGARLQLSDEAAARIRELIMDGRIRPGDHLRLERLALEFGISVTPVREALKSLRSEGFVVLEPRRGFVVAPLSQRDVQDLFWVQAGIAAELAVRAASRIGPAALGRLDGLQQALARDKAARRPDLMEGRNHHFHREINLAADSPKLAWSLGTAARYVPRGLYGRLADWPDVAVRDHGRILAALRDGDARTAGEEMRAHIVRAGELLVCHLERRGLWRPATRSPQ; from the coding sequence GTGGCCCTACCCGCCTCCCTCCCCCCGCCGCGGCAGGCGCTCGGCGCGCGGCTCCAGCTGAGCGACGAGGCCGCCGCCCGCATCCGCGAACTGATCATGGACGGGCGCATCCGGCCCGGCGACCATCTGCGGCTGGAACGGCTGGCCCTGGAGTTCGGCATCAGCGTCACACCCGTCAGGGAGGCGCTGAAGTCGCTGCGCAGCGAGGGCTTCGTCGTCCTGGAGCCGCGGCGCGGGTTCGTCGTCGCGCCGCTGTCGCAGCGCGACGTCCAGGACCTGTTCTGGGTGCAGGCGGGCATCGCCGCCGAGCTGGCCGTGCGCGCCGCGTCCCGGATCGGCCCCGCCGCCCTGGGGCGGCTGGACGGCCTCCAGCAGGCGTTGGCACGTGACAAGGCCGCGCGCCGCCCCGACCTGATGGAGGGGCGCAACCACCACTTCCACCGGGAGATCAACCTGGCCGCGGACTCGCCGAAGCTCGCCTGGTCGCTCGGCACGGCCGCCCGGTACGTGCCGCGCGGCCTGTACGGGCGGCTGGCCGACTGGCCGGACGTCGCCGTCCGCGACCACGGGCGGATCCTGGCGGCGCTCCGGGACGGGGACGCCCGCACGGCCGGCGAGGAGATGCGCGCCCACATCGTCCGGGCCGGGGAACTGCTGGTATGCCACCTCGAACGCCGGGGCCTGTGGCGCCCGGCCACGCGATCGCCGCAGTGA